One genomic segment of Flavobacteriaceae bacterium includes these proteins:
- a CDS encoding transposase, whose protein sequence is MQMHTQELLKHFLPEGILDYFELKEVKDSTNKLTLVLEEKPIQPDELSHRKLHSKGFYPVVDIQDFPVRNKACFLQVKRRRWLDVDTSEVFSRDWNLVAKGTRMTEEFSLFLKRLVR, encoded by the coding sequence ATTCAAATGCATACACAAGAGCTCCTGAAGCATTTTTTACCCGAAGGTATTTTAGATTACTTTGAACTTAAAGAGGTAAAAGATTCAACGAACAAACTTACTTTGGTTTTAGAAGAAAAACCTATACAACCAGATGAGTTATCTCATCGTAAATTACATTCCAAAGGATTTTACCCAGTAGTAGATATTCAAGATTTTCCAGTACGTAACAAGGCTTGTTTTTTACAAGTAAAACGTAGACGATGGTTAGATGTTGATACCTCAGAAGTATTCTCAAGAGATTGGAATTTGGTAGCAAAGGGAACTCGAATGACAGAAGAGTTCTCTCTTTTTTTAAAGAGGCTTGTTAGATAG